The stretch of DNA CAGCCCCTTAATCTCCAGCAGCGCTCGGTGATACTTGCCAATCGCCTCTCGGTACTTCTTATCCTTGTAGCACTGGGTTCCCTGGCATTTGAAGTCCAGCGCCCGTCTCACGACGTCGGCCGGCTCGTTGTGGGATGGCTGTTTCAGCATCGACCCACCATgatgcctctgctgctgctgctggagctgctgctggtatCTGGCATCTTTGgtccggctgctgctgctgttgggagGCTGAGCGCACTGCTGGAGCCTCGGGGAGCCTCCGCCGCTGTCGGTATGGCCACCTCTGCCGCCGTCCACCCTGCCGTCGTGCCCAGCCTGGATCACACTCATTTTCGACGATGTTTGATTGTAGCTGCCCTGACGCCCGGCTGTGAATTAGCTGGGAAACTGGGGCTCTTTCACTGCATCATCTCGGCCGTAGTCGCGCCTCTGCCTCGCCAGTGTCGCAGCTACGTCTCCGTGCGCCACCCTGCGAGATGCGCGCTCCGTGGCTGCCTGCTCTCGTATTTTTCCCCTCCGACGAGCCTATTGGTCGATAAATCTAAGACCAGTGGTCCCATGGGGCTCCTCCAGGAGGAAGAGCACAGGTTTGATTTCATCATCAGTTTATTTAGAGATGATTTCATCATCAGTTTGCTTGCAAACCGGACGCTTAAAACCAGATAACGTCCCTTGTAGATAATTTGGGTGGTGTCTTAATCACAAAGGGagttattttacattataaatgTGGTCAGTGAAACATAATCCTGCTTCAATAGGCAGCTGTATATTATTTTGTGTTCcttatcttgtgtttttgtatcattttgtgTTAATTGCAcccaaataaaatacatgaaaccTTCTTTGATCTCTAAAGTGtaattatgtattatgtaaagtgtattattatattatgtgtgtaattattttatcaaattCCTCTGTTTTTTGTAGGCCTTCCGTGCTAGTTATTTTGGAAATTGCACTATCCCAGCCCCTTTAAACCAAGAATCGTACACTAAAGGGGGCACATGATGGCAGGGAATATCAGCCCCCACCTTAAACATCCCTTCCAGTGTCTCGCTCTTATCTCAAACAGGAGGAATGTAGACATCTCTAGCTGGATGAATCAGATAAAGATCACCCAGCCTGTCGTCTCTCGCCTGAGCAGCCTGCTGTTCCCTCACATTCTGCGCAGCCACTTTGGACACACTCATGACAGGCTGCAGCCCCTAATGACAGGCTATGATGTCATTCAAACCGGGTTTTGTGCTGGGTAATGATGTTAGGAGCCTTTATTATGAACAGGACAGACAGTAAGGTGATGAGTGTGGCAGTCCCTTTGGCCTGGACAAAAACAGCTTCTTATTTTAGTGTGTTAGCTTTTATATTGGCCACACTTAAATCCATCTGCCCTGTCACACTCACAGGGCCATGAACTCAGCTGTCTGGGCGTGTCTCTGGAATGTCAGCTCTCTGGAGCAAATGCTGCTGATCAGACTTAAAGACCATAAACCAAGCCATCACATATGACTGCAAGCTACAACTATTTTTATTATCAGGCGCCTTTTATTGGGATCTGgatattcagaaaaaaaaccactACATCTCTCTAATACAATAAGGTTTAATGATTTGTATGAGAAGAAAGTAAAAGACATGAATACCAAATTAAGTCTAaaaaattaatgattaatgatgagATTTTGAATCAGTGTGccctttgatttctttttgtgtttctctgtagcCTGTGGGGGTATCTACTAGAACAAGATGTCAATGAAACTGGAGTAAAAATACTactgtgtctctttctttttatctttttattttattacacttTATTCGTACCCTTTATTCCAATTTTACTAATTAAGATGACGTCATCAAGCCACGACCTGAAGCGTAGTGATACGTAATCTCTAAGGGACAAGTTGTTTACATCATGGCGGCGGTGGATTTCAGAGGTAGCTAAGTCGCCGTTTTATTGTATATTAGAAAGTTATTTCctagttgtttttttctgtagttATATTTAACAACTAAACAATTAACCTGCTCTGTTTGAGTGTTGAGATAAAGCTGCCGTATAGATGTATTTGTTAGTGCtagaagctaacgttagcaacgATTAGCATCTCAACCGCTTTGATTAGCATGTCGGCTAATTTAGCCAAAACTGGCTGGCTGCCAGAGTGGCCACTTTGTCTATGCCGAGTAACTATTAAAGCAACGAATTATAGGTCACATTTAATTTCCAGCAATGTGTCTTTTAGATGAGGGTTTGAATAACGTTACAAAACATAGATTCGGTTTACGTTAAGTCCACTGACAGCTCCAACATTGTTAACCTCTCACGGCTGAAAATAACCTCCTTTCACTACAACTTTTTGACTCGTCTTCGGTGCTTTGGTGCCGTTATTGCTCCTCGTTGGCAATAATTGATGATTAGTAATGGCGGCACTCGTCTGTTTCTGAGATGTAGGAGGAGAAATGGAAATCACTTCTTATCATAAAGACACTGCCATCTGCAACTGGCTTCACTATGTTAAGCTTGATTTTTGTGTAAAGCTGGAATACTTTAAAGTAGCAATAAAGGCCAGACATTAGGAAACATAGATGCAGAGCAAGATTCAACCTGAGTTTGTTCCGTCCGAAGCAAAATGCACTTAACAGTCCTGTCCAAATAtccacagaacaaaacaaaaataagctTTTAAAAAATTAGGACTGAACTATAtcaaatcaatatcaatttGTTTGGGGTTTAGCTGTTCTGAGGTGCTTGCTCCGGTCTTACAGCCCCGATGGAAAAGTCCTGATTGAAGTCATTCTTGTTATACAAATACTTATCAGATCAGTGTCACACAATATAACAAgagtgtgtgatgatgatgatgatgctccGTCCATCCCTTAAAATCATACAGTAAAACCTTAATAACATTTCAAACCTCGCGCAACAAATGTAATGTGCCAAAGTTGACCAGACCTCAGCTCAGGACataaggttaaaaaaaatgtttttgttcaatTTGCAGACAACCTTCTTGGGATATCCTGGGTGGACAGCGGCTGGGTACCCATCCTCAACCCTGGAAATGTATTGGACTATTTCTCAGAGAGGAGCAACCCCTTCTATGATCGAACCTGTAATAATGAGGTGGTGAAGATGCAGCGGCTTACTCTGGAACATCTGAAGTAAGTTTATCTTACACAGTGGAACTTGGTGGCATTTGGAAAGTAGCTGCacataaataagaataaagaatTAATCAAGTGGCATCagctcaaaaacacactgaaagcaTTGTATGGTTCATATAAATTTACTAAtggaataataaaaagaaaccaaataaaACAGTCAGATATagtaattattaatattttgccTGTTCTAAAGGTCTGTACTTTATTTTCAGTACACAGCTGCAAATTTGTTATATTGACTGACATTTTCTTAACTCAAAGCAAACATTGTTTCTGTCTTATTTTCAGTCAGATGGTGGGAGTGGAATATATTCTTCTGCATGCTCAGGAGCCAATTCTTTATATAATCCGTAAACAACAGAGGCAGTCGCCAACACAAGGTGAgcaatgcacaaaaaaaaaattttgtattAGAGGCTCAATGTGAGGATCTTATTACCACTTctgtatgttgtatgttttcATCCCCCAGTGATTCCTCTGGCTGACTACTACATCATAGCAGGAGTGGTGTATCAGGCCCCAGACCTGGGAACAGTTATCAGCTCCAGAGCGGTGAGAATTTACATTATGATCCTTTAAAATACACTTGGAGCTGTGTATTCTTAAGGCTGTTGATTAGGGACTTGGTGTATGGACTTGACAATGGTTTTATTGTGAGTGACATCAATCACATGTATTTTAGCTGTCCGCTGTCCATGGAATCCAGTCTGCTTTTGATGAGGCCATGTCATATTGTCGCTATCACCCCTCCAAAGGATACTGGTGGCACTTCAAGgaccaggaggagagaggttAGGTTTTGGCAATTCATTTGAATTTACAGGAAATGTTCCtgtaatgagaaaaacaacacttcaAGTTTGATATGATGGCTTTTTGTGAAAGCAgattaacaaataaattattacttattttaatttttttcaagaaaaagcCAAGCCCAAGTCTAAGAAGAAAGAGGAGCCGAGTTCATTGTTTCAGAGGCACCGTGTTGACACTCTCCTTTTGGACCTCAGGTCCAAATTTCCTCCAACATTCTACCAGGTACTCGTTACACTGACTCAAAACGGTTATTAATGTTAAATCTAAATGTCCTATAATACAAGTTATTTCACCTTAATGTGATTGAATCAAAgtaatattgtttttctttctgcaatTTCAGCCTAAGCCTGGTGAGAAGCCCATTCCAGGTATGATCTTGAAATAACTGCATTATATTAAGATCCTGAAGTTACATAATAAGTCATGTTGTCTGTGGACATGAATGCTCAACACCGGCgtgttttttgtatttctatttgatGTGCATCTGTGTTATCACACTTGGGTCTGTTGCAGTGTTATAGTAATATTAGCTTTACACAGTACATGATGTTGAGATTATGATGATCGTGTGAAGACAGAAGCCCAGTATCCACAAAGGTTGCTTGCCCTTGTATTGCAGTTGAGGTGAAGAAAGAGCCTGAACCCCCCACAGAAACGGTCAAacaagaggaaagggaaccagcCACAAAGACCTCCGCCCCAGCTCCACCAAGCAAACCTCCTCCTGAGAAGAGAGCAAGGCTACAGTGACATTCTTCTGGGAAGATGGAGCAAAGAAATGTGCAGTCCTACAGCACTAACTGAAAGAAC from Pempheris klunzingeri isolate RE-2024b chromosome 13, fPemKlu1.hap1, whole genome shotgun sequence encodes:
- the med6 gene encoding mediator of RNA polymerase II transcription subunit 6, yielding MAAVDFRDNLLGISWVDSGWVPILNPGNVLDYFSERSNPFYDRTCNNEVVKMQRLTLEHLNQMVGVEYILLHAQEPILYIIRKQQRQSPTQVIPLADYYIIAGVVYQAPDLGTVISSRALSAVHGIQSAFDEAMSYCRYHPSKGYWWHFKDQEEREKAKPKSKKKEEPSSLFQRHRVDTLLLDLRSKFPPTFYQPKPGEKPIPVEVKKEPEPPTETVKQEEREPATKTSAPAPPSKPPPEKRARLQ